From a single Corynebacterium kroppenstedtii DSM 44385 genomic region:
- a CDS encoding YqgE/AlgH family protein, whose protein sequence is MSDIYSDRLFNGLSKTPPEAGMLLVSAPGMVSAELTRSVIFLLDVGPDGAVGVDLTERTEMATQNVLPQWTPLITAPQVIYLGGPVGHNTVLAVGVAKPDTVIGDTTLFSTTAHRFVTVNLDADPDEVKGKLHGLRMFGGYAGWGPGQLNAEIERGNWYVAPALTEDVLAPANVDVWGQVMRRQEQPLPLFATYPIDPNEN, encoded by the coding sequence ATGAGTGATATCTACAGTGATCGCCTGTTCAATGGGCTGAGTAAAACACCGCCTGAGGCGGGAATGTTGCTGGTCTCTGCACCCGGAATGGTATCTGCAGAGCTGACTCGCTCCGTCATCTTCCTTCTCGACGTTGGCCCCGACGGTGCCGTCGGCGTTGATCTGACAGAACGCACAGAGATGGCAACACAGAACGTCCTGCCGCAGTGGACGCCGCTCATTACCGCACCTCAGGTGATTTATCTCGGCGGCCCGGTGGGTCACAACACTGTTCTCGCCGTCGGGGTAGCGAAGCCGGATACCGTCATCGGCGACACCACGTTGTTCTCCACCACGGCGCACCGATTTGTGACGGTGAATTTAGACGCCGACCCCGACGAGGTGAAAGGGAAACTGCACGGTCTACGCATGTTCGGCGGGTACGCCGGGTGGGGGCCAGGCCAACTTAATGCCGAAATTGAGCGCGGAAACTGGTACGTGGCGCCGGCACTGACCGAAGACGTCCTCGCCCCCGCCAATGTCGATGTGTGGGGGCAGGTGATGCGTCGGCAAGAGCAACCACTCCCCCTCTTCGCGACCTACCCTATCGATCCGAACGAGAATTAA
- a CDS encoding leucine--tRNA ligase, with protein MTNPREKSPNGGQSTGHPTTSVSSSHNTSSGSLSSRSSASSAHHDEPRFRYTAGLAAEIENAWHERWSDEGTFNAPNPTGDLAPRDGGSDLPDDRIFVQDMFPYPSGVGLHVGHPLGYIATDVYARFHRMLGKNVLHTLGYDAYGLPAEQYAVQTGTHPRTTTEANIANMKRQLGRLGLGHDPRRSFATTDQDFYRWTQWIFLQIFNSWFDPQANAARPVAELREKLASGAVNVTSGPGYQSVDPDTGAAVEAAEQAGKSSAEIWESLDDAQREHVVETFRLVYRSRSTVNWAPGLGTVLANEEVTADGRSERGNFPVFRKKLTQWMMRITQYSDRLLDDLDLLDWPDKVKSMQRNWIGRSRGAEVTFAIPTNTSSHDAAQCPVFTTRPDTLFGAEYLVLAPEHELVDEIVADQWPDLRAERSLSDDAIDRWTSGAATPAEAVKEYRASIVAKSDLERQENKEKTGVFLGVYATNPVNGRRIPVFIADYVLSGYGTGAIMAVPAHDERDYDFARVFELPITEVISGGDVTVEAFTGAGTAVNSANDDGLDINGLHLEDAKARTIDWLAQRGVGKEKIQYKLRDWLFARQRYWGEPFPVVYDENDVAHPLPESMLPVVLPDVDDYRPVSFDPDDAESEPHPPLAKAKDWVNVELDLGDGPKKYRRDTNVMPQWAGSSWYELRYVDPTNQDALCDPENEKYWMGPTDQKKSGGVDLYVGGVEHAVLHLLYSRFWHKVLFDLGYVSSCEPYHRLFNQGYIQAFAYTDDRGVYIPAAEVVERDGSFWWVPSDGRNMDGVQTNEHGEIQVHQEYGKMGKSLKNAVSPEDICDNYGADTLRIYEMSMGPLDTSRPWATKDVVGSQRFLQRLWRLVVDESTGDLVVTDATPTDDDRRALHRTIVAVREDYAQLMDNTAVAKLIEYVNYVTKTYAGGAPREIVEPAVLLVAPLAPHIAEELWSRLGHTESLAHGPFPTFEEKWLVDDTVEIPVQVQGKVRSRINVATDASREDIEAAALDDAKVKEHVGDHEIKKVIVVPGRMVNVVI; from the coding sequence ATGACAAATCCGAGAGAAAAGAGCCCGAATGGGGGCCAGTCAACTGGTCATCCCACTACGTCAGTGTCCTCCTCCCACAATACTTCGTCAGGCTCTCTTTCTTCGCGGTCGAGTGCGTCGTCGGCGCATCACGACGAACCACGTTTCCGCTACACCGCCGGGCTGGCTGCGGAGATCGAAAACGCCTGGCACGAGCGTTGGTCCGACGAGGGGACGTTCAACGCGCCCAACCCCACCGGGGATTTAGCCCCCCGCGATGGAGGTTCGGATCTTCCCGACGATCGGATCTTTGTCCAAGATATGTTCCCCTATCCATCGGGCGTCGGCCTGCACGTTGGCCACCCCTTGGGCTACATTGCGACGGACGTCTACGCACGTTTCCACCGCATGTTGGGCAAGAACGTGCTGCACACACTGGGATATGACGCCTACGGCCTCCCTGCGGAACAGTACGCGGTCCAGACAGGAACGCACCCGCGGACCACCACCGAGGCGAATATCGCAAACATGAAGCGCCAGCTGGGGCGCCTGGGTCTGGGGCATGACCCTCGTCGGTCATTTGCTACGACTGACCAAGATTTCTACCGCTGGACCCAGTGGATTTTCCTCCAGATTTTCAACTCGTGGTTTGACCCCCAGGCCAACGCAGCCCGGCCGGTCGCGGAATTGCGGGAAAAGCTGGCATCGGGCGCGGTCAATGTGACCTCCGGCCCCGGCTACCAGAGCGTTGATCCCGACACGGGTGCAGCAGTCGAAGCCGCTGAACAAGCCGGCAAGAGCTCCGCGGAAATATGGGAATCGCTGGATGATGCTCAGCGTGAGCACGTCGTTGAAACCTTCCGTTTGGTCTATCGGTCCAGGTCAACGGTGAATTGGGCCCCCGGGCTCGGCACGGTCTTGGCCAATGAAGAAGTCACGGCCGACGGCCGCTCGGAACGTGGCAATTTCCCCGTTTTCCGCAAGAAACTGACCCAGTGGATGATGCGGATCACGCAGTACTCGGATCGTCTGCTCGACGATCTCGACCTGCTGGACTGGCCCGACAAGGTGAAGTCCATGCAGCGCAACTGGATCGGCCGGTCCCGGGGTGCGGAAGTCACCTTCGCCATCCCGACGAACACCTCCAGCCACGACGCCGCACAGTGCCCCGTGTTCACCACCCGCCCCGACACCCTCTTCGGCGCGGAATACCTCGTCTTGGCGCCAGAACATGAGCTTGTCGACGAGATCGTCGCAGATCAGTGGCCGGATCTCCGCGCCGAGCGCTCGCTCTCCGACGACGCCATCGACCGCTGGACCAGCGGCGCGGCCACCCCTGCCGAGGCGGTGAAGGAGTACCGCGCGTCCATCGTCGCGAAGTCCGATTTGGAACGCCAAGAGAACAAGGAAAAAACCGGTGTCTTCCTGGGCGTGTACGCCACGAACCCGGTGAATGGCCGCCGCATCCCCGTGTTCATCGCCGACTATGTCCTGTCCGGCTACGGCACGGGTGCGATCATGGCTGTTCCCGCGCACGATGAGCGCGACTACGACTTCGCGCGCGTCTTCGAATTGCCCATCACCGAGGTCATTTCCGGCGGCGACGTCACCGTCGAGGCTTTCACGGGCGCCGGCACCGCAGTGAACTCAGCCAACGACGACGGCCTAGACATCAACGGCCTCCACTTGGAGGACGCGAAAGCACGCACCATCGATTGGCTCGCCCAGCGTGGCGTCGGCAAGGAAAAAATCCAGTACAAGCTGCGTGATTGGCTCTTCGCTCGCCAGCGGTACTGGGGCGAGCCCTTCCCCGTTGTGTACGACGAGAACGACGTCGCTCACCCGCTCCCGGAGTCCATGTTGCCCGTTGTGCTCCCGGATGTGGACGACTACCGGCCGGTATCCTTCGATCCCGATGACGCGGAATCGGAACCACACCCGCCGCTGGCCAAGGCCAAGGACTGGGTCAATGTGGAGCTGGATTTGGGCGATGGCCCCAAGAAGTACCGACGCGATACGAACGTGATGCCGCAATGGGCGGGAAGTTCCTGGTACGAGCTCCGCTATGTGGATCCCACGAATCAGGACGCGCTCTGCGACCCCGAGAATGAAAAGTACTGGATGGGCCCCACGGATCAGAAGAAATCCGGCGGCGTGGACCTGTATGTCGGCGGTGTCGAGCACGCGGTGCTGCACCTGCTCTACTCCCGGTTCTGGCACAAGGTGCTGTTCGACCTCGGCTACGTGTCCTCCTGCGAGCCGTACCATCGCCTCTTCAACCAGGGCTACATCCAGGCTTTCGCGTACACCGACGACCGCGGCGTGTACATCCCCGCCGCGGAGGTTGTGGAGCGCGACGGTTCCTTCTGGTGGGTTCCCAGCGACGGGCGGAACATGGATGGTGTTCAGACCAATGAGCACGGCGAAATCCAGGTTCACCAGGAGTACGGAAAGATGGGCAAATCCCTGAAGAATGCCGTCTCCCCTGAGGACATTTGCGACAACTATGGTGCCGATACGCTGCGCATTTACGAAATGTCGATGGGTCCGCTGGATACGTCTCGCCCCTGGGCGACGAAGGACGTCGTTGGTTCGCAGCGCTTCTTGCAGCGTCTGTGGCGACTGGTGGTCGATGAATCCACCGGTGACCTCGTCGTCACGGATGCGACCCCCACCGATGACGATCGCCGCGCCCTGCACCGCACGATTGTCGCAGTCCGCGAGGATTACGCCCAGCTGATGGATAACACTGCGGTGGCGAAACTCATTGAGTACGTCAACTATGTGACGAAAACGTATGCGGGCGGCGCTCCCCGCGAGATCGTCGAACCAGCTGTGCTGCTCGTTGCCCCGCTTGCCCCGCATATCGCGGAAGAGCTGTGGTCGCGGCTGGGTCACACTGAGTCCTTGGCTCACGGCCCCTTCCCGACGTTCGAGGAGAAGTGGCTTGTCGACGACACCGTCGAGATTCCTGTTCAGGTGCAGGGGAAAGTCCGCAGCCGTATTAATGTAGCGACGGATGCCTCGCGCGAAGATATTGAAGCTGCGGCACTTGATGATGCCAAGGTGAAAGAGCACGTGGGCGATCATGAGATTAAGAAAGTGATCGTTGTCCCTGGCCGTATGGTCAACGTGGTGATCTAG
- a CDS encoding branched-chain amino acid transporter permease translates to MNHTLAYGDYGLPEGVSLSHTLAMLCVIGVVTVALRAFPFPFIARLRGSDFVAHLSRTMPVGVTMVLIVYTAVETSHDRGGWWPVLVAIAGTCLLHAWRHSVTLSIFGGTALYVLLLNVVA, encoded by the coding sequence ATGAATCACACGCTGGCTTATGGCGATTATGGGTTGCCCGAAGGGGTGTCACTGTCCCACACGCTCGCGATGCTGTGCGTGATCGGTGTTGTCACCGTTGCCCTGCGCGCGTTTCCATTTCCGTTTATTGCGCGTTTGCGGGGATCGGATTTCGTGGCCCATCTCAGCCGAACCATGCCCGTGGGTGTAACCATGGTGCTCATTGTCTACACCGCTGTGGAAACCTCGCATGACAGGGGCGGGTGGTGGCCTGTCCTCGTCGCTATTGCGGGAACGTGCCTGCTTCATGCGTGGCGGCACAGCGTGACGCTCTCCATTTTCGGCGGAACCGCACTCTACGTTTTGTTGCTCAACGTTGTGGCGTAG
- a CDS encoding YhgE/Pip domain-containing protein, producing the protein MANNKPNHSKDAGSSPARPKRRGLTARGKGASAYRERIMPRMLIGRNSEIHRLRIFPVALAILATIPLLVGAFFLWANQNPTENLSDMKVAVVNNDRPAEKDGQPVNVGPEIIQNVKANPTFDWQFPSESEARKGLEDGKYFATVAIPQDFSSSVASIGTQNPHQAVLNFDYNDANGKSASVLLKAAAERLHSTINESITNTASAKVFSSLNEIHEGMGKAADGSGQLANGAKTANNGATQLDNGASKLLNGSSQLKDGAGTLTSKLGEAHAGAKKLDDGSAQLQAGAQQLTDKLGLAHEKSTELVSGAQQVADGNAKLAQGNAQLAAGLDEMKGKLAAIEGIPGISQLPQVRQLLDGVNQANSAAHQLADGAQKASDGSRRVADGSTQISGALQQFQDGSQTIASKLGEAHAGAGQLSSGLSQLQSGASRLQDGATTLNNGQKDLKNGTTQLAGGTGKLSEGAGTLHDSLASSQDRVPAFTTQMVAHNADTLAGPSELNESWVHKVSSMGEGLAPFLAGFGIFLGGLFVWQVVRPLPRRNLAASVSSLRLAIRTTTPALLISVLQVALLVGISWFTLDIRPQNLLAWTALMLLGGFGFLIFQQALIIWFGEGKGQLLGIVALVVQLASAGGLYPIETSPKFFQILHPFMPFSWLIEGMRQAGVGELNAQFWNSALVLAFVAVLTMVFLVWGVSRKRVYTMSTLHPAVV; encoded by the coding sequence ATGGCGAATAACAAGCCCAACCACAGTAAAGACGCGGGTTCCTCGCCTGCTCGGCCGAAACGGCGGGGCCTCACCGCGCGAGGGAAAGGCGCGTCCGCCTACCGCGAACGCATCATGCCGCGCATGTTGATCGGGCGGAACTCGGAAATCCACCGCCTGCGCATTTTCCCCGTCGCGCTCGCCATTCTGGCAACCATCCCGCTGCTCGTCGGCGCGTTCTTCCTTTGGGCCAACCAGAATCCGACGGAAAACCTCAGCGACATGAAGGTCGCCGTCGTTAATAATGACCGTCCGGCAGAAAAGGACGGTCAGCCGGTCAATGTTGGCCCGGAAATCATTCAGAATGTTAAGGCCAACCCCACCTTCGATTGGCAATTCCCCTCAGAATCGGAGGCCAGGAAGGGGCTGGAGGACGGTAAGTACTTCGCTACCGTCGCTATTCCTCAGGATTTTTCCTCGTCCGTGGCGTCCATTGGTACGCAGAATCCGCACCAGGCTGTGCTGAACTTCGACTATAACGACGCGAATGGTAAATCGGCGTCCGTCCTGTTGAAAGCCGCAGCTGAGCGTCTGCACTCGACGATTAATGAGTCGATCACCAACACGGCCAGCGCCAAGGTGTTTTCGTCGCTTAACGAAATCCATGAGGGAATGGGTAAGGCTGCCGACGGTTCCGGCCAGTTGGCTAATGGTGCGAAGACCGCCAATAACGGTGCGACTCAGCTGGATAACGGCGCCAGTAAGCTTCTCAACGGATCGTCGCAGTTGAAGGACGGTGCTGGGACGCTCACGTCGAAACTGGGTGAAGCTCACGCTGGTGCAAAGAAGTTGGATGATGGATCGGCGCAACTCCAAGCGGGTGCGCAACAGCTCACCGACAAGTTAGGTCTTGCCCACGAGAAATCGACGGAACTTGTGAGCGGTGCTCAACAGGTCGCCGACGGTAACGCAAAGCTGGCGCAGGGCAATGCTCAACTAGCCGCCGGGCTCGATGAGATGAAAGGGAAGTTGGCCGCGATAGAGGGAATCCCCGGAATCAGCCAGCTGCCTCAGGTGCGACAACTTCTCGACGGCGTTAATCAGGCAAATTCGGCAGCTCACCAGCTCGCCGACGGTGCTCAGAAGGCCTCCGATGGTTCCCGACGTGTGGCCGACGGCAGCACCCAGATCAGCGGCGCCCTCCAGCAATTCCAGGATGGTAGCCAGACCATCGCGTCGAAGTTGGGTGAAGCGCACGCTGGTGCAGGACAGCTCAGCAGCGGCCTGAGCCAGTTGCAAAGTGGTGCGAGCCGGCTCCAGGATGGTGCAACCACGCTGAATAATGGCCAGAAAGACCTGAAGAACGGAACGACGCAGCTAGCCGGAGGAACCGGGAAGCTGTCAGAGGGTGCGGGCACGCTGCACGATAGCCTGGCGTCCTCGCAGGACCGCGTACCAGCATTTACGACGCAGATGGTCGCGCACAACGCGGACACCTTGGCTGGTCCGTCGGAACTGAATGAAAGCTGGGTACACAAGGTGTCGTCGATGGGCGAAGGCCTTGCCCCGTTCCTGGCTGGTTTCGGAATTTTCTTGGGTGGATTGTTCGTGTGGCAGGTTGTTCGTCCGCTCCCCAGACGGAACCTGGCTGCGTCGGTCTCCTCGCTGCGGTTGGCTATTCGAACCACCACTCCAGCACTGTTGATCAGCGTTCTGCAGGTCGCGCTGCTGGTTGGTATCAGCTGGTTCACGCTGGATATTCGCCCTCAAAACCTCCTCGCCTGGACTGCTCTCATGTTACTGGGCGGCTTCGGATTCTTGATCTTCCAGCAAGCTCTGATTATCTGGTTCGGTGAAGGAAAGGGGCAGTTGTTGGGCATCGTTGCTTTGGTGGTGCAGCTCGCGTCCGCGGGCGGGCTGTACCCCATCGAAACCTCGCCCAAGTTCTTCCAGATACTCCACCCATTCATGCCATTTAGTTGGCTCATCGAAGGGATGAGACAAGCTGGGGTCGGTGAATTGAATGCTCAATTCTGGAACTCCGCGCTCGTGCTGGCCTTCGTTGCGGTGCTGACCATGGTGTTCCTGGTCTGGGGAGTATCCCGCAAGCGGGTGTACACGATGTCTACCCTGCATCCGGCCGTGGTGTAA
- a CDS encoding AzlC family ABC transporter permease, whose amino-acid sequence MDTPPHRGSPQNTPAHGGSLGPDIRQGLAETWAIGLGLIPLGLSFGLLVVQSGFAWWWAPILSTIIYAGSMEFLAISLISSGIGLFSAGLTALMVNFRHAFYGLTFPRHAIKSRAWRAYSTYALTDESYAIASTSMAKNSSISGVHVLTIQVVVQALWLASGIVGALVGQYIPTIDGMSFALVALFIVLTMESFSANPDWSLPGLALICAAVGWLVSEQSLMVIGLGLYLAVLLVRFWSPTVDETLTLRSGRGHSDPTDGEGGTAQ is encoded by the coding sequence ATGGACACACCACCACACCGCGGATCACCGCAGAACACCCCCGCACACGGCGGTTCTTTAGGCCCCGACATCCGGCAAGGTCTAGCTGAAACCTGGGCAATTGGGCTGGGACTGATTCCGCTCGGACTTTCCTTCGGCCTTCTGGTCGTCCAATCAGGTTTTGCTTGGTGGTGGGCACCAATTTTGTCCACCATCATTTACGCGGGATCCATGGAGTTCCTGGCCATCAGCTTGATCAGTAGCGGGATTGGGCTGTTTTCTGCTGGGTTAACAGCATTGATGGTGAATTTCCGTCACGCGTTCTACGGCTTGACCTTCCCTCGTCACGCAATTAAAAGCCGCGCCTGGCGCGCCTACTCCACCTATGCCTTGACGGATGAGTCCTATGCCATCGCATCGACGTCCATGGCGAAGAACAGCTCGATCAGCGGCGTCCACGTCCTGACAATCCAAGTCGTTGTGCAAGCCCTCTGGTTGGCGTCGGGAATAGTTGGTGCTCTCGTCGGTCAGTACATTCCCACCATCGACGGGATGTCCTTCGCTCTCGTCGCTCTGTTCATTGTGCTCACCATGGAGTCATTTTCCGCGAATCCCGACTGGTCGCTGCCTGGCCTTGCCTTGATCTGCGCGGCCGTCGGATGGCTTGTGTCGGAGCAATCTCTCATGGTTATCGGGCTGGGACTTTATCTTGCTGTGCTCCTCGTGAGGTTTTGGTCCCCGACCGTCGACGAAACCCTCACGCTGCGGTCCGGCCGTGGCCACTCCGACCCTACCGACGGTGAAGGGGGAACTGCACAATGA
- a CDS encoding SDR family oxidoreductase produces the protein MTTPPTTSSERPVALITGATRGIGLAIAHDLATTHTVYIGGTSEESVKKAQETVPDARPFVADLTDPSSVGKALEAFPEPALDVLVLSAGISVGGAIADVSREDWVRVLDLNVIAQVDLIRQLLPKLRATHGDIVAINSGSGHRSRPGSAPYCASKFALRAITDALREEERGVVRVTSVHPGRVDTDMQREIQAEKGMAPEDYDGAIYVQPESIAAAVRTAIDATPECTVEEIRVRPVIA, from the coding sequence ATGACCACACCGCCCACCACATCCTCCGAACGCCCCGTCGCCCTCATCACAGGAGCGACCCGCGGTATCGGGCTAGCCATCGCCCACGATCTCGCCACCACACACACCGTCTACATCGGCGGGACCAGCGAAGAAAGCGTCAAGAAGGCCCAAGAGACCGTTCCCGATGCGCGGCCATTCGTCGCGGATCTCACAGACCCGTCATCCGTCGGCAAGGCTCTTGAAGCTTTCCCCGAACCGGCACTGGATGTGCTTGTTCTCAGCGCCGGGATATCGGTCGGCGGCGCGATTGCCGATGTCTCCCGCGAGGACTGGGTTCGGGTGCTTGACCTTAACGTTATTGCGCAGGTGGACCTCATTCGGCAGCTCTTGCCGAAGCTACGGGCCACCCACGGCGATATTGTGGCCATCAATTCCGGCTCCGGACACAGGTCCCGCCCCGGGAGCGCCCCGTACTGCGCCTCTAAGTTCGCTCTGCGGGCTATTACCGACGCACTACGCGAAGAAGAACGCGGTGTAGTGCGCGTGACCTCGGTCCACCCAGGTCGCGTCGATACTGATATGCAACGAGAAATCCAGGCGGAGAAAGGCATGGCGCCCGAGGATTACGACGGAGCCATTTATGTGCAGCCGGAATCCATCGCGGCCGCGGTACGCACAGCCATCGATGCCACACCCGAATGCACCGTGGAGGAGATCCGCGTCCGGCCTGTGATCGCGTAA
- a CDS encoding ATP-binding cassette domain-containing protein, with protein MVRSSFMPVDISAQDVELSTKKGPVYGPLSFTVQPGETVALVAGQSNGLSSLLLTLVGRMKPSGGTVTVGGITIPQHMRKVQKIATFAGFDDLDDLDPALTIAETAYERISLESPIIARRPGWEGDHMTSCLHAAFGTEPPGSDVPIEDLTVLGQAQARLFVALVCRPSVISYNDVDSLRNPNDQAALWESLQRASALGITIVANTANVGAIPDGVRQIFAERPDNRDENRVVDESADESADRSADQFANEETRVDIPRSPTDPITTTRHRAGSTPAYQHTHALAAEEANHGE; from the coding sequence GTGGTGCGAAGTAGCTTCATGCCTGTGGACATTTCGGCACAGGACGTCGAGCTGTCGACAAAAAAGGGCCCGGTGTACGGGCCATTAAGTTTCACTGTCCAACCGGGAGAAACGGTCGCGCTCGTCGCCGGCCAGTCCAACGGACTGTCGAGCCTGCTACTCACCTTGGTGGGCCGCATGAAGCCCTCGGGCGGAACAGTCACCGTGGGTGGAATCACCATTCCCCAACACATGCGGAAAGTCCAGAAGATCGCGACATTCGCTGGTTTCGACGACCTGGATGATTTGGATCCCGCACTGACCATCGCGGAAACAGCCTATGAGCGGATCTCACTCGAATCGCCGATTATTGCTCGTCGGCCCGGGTGGGAGGGCGACCACATGACGTCATGCCTCCACGCAGCTTTTGGAACCGAGCCCCCCGGGTCCGACGTTCCCATCGAAGACCTCACGGTGTTGGGTCAGGCGCAGGCGAGGCTTTTCGTCGCGCTCGTGTGTCGGCCCTCCGTGATCAGCTATAACGATGTCGATTCCCTCCGCAATCCGAACGACCAGGCTGCGCTCTGGGAATCGTTGCAACGTGCCTCCGCTCTAGGAATCACGATCGTCGCGAATACCGCGAACGTCGGCGCCATCCCTGACGGCGTCCGACAGATCTTCGCCGAGCGCCCCGACAATCGGGATGAAAACCGTGTTGTCGACGAGTCCGCCGATGAATCTGCCGATCGATCCGCCGATCAATTCGCGAATGAGGAAACGCGCGTTGATATCCCCCGCTCCCCCACGGACCCTATAACCACGACCCGCCACCGAGCGGGCAGCACACCTGCTTATCAGCACACCCATGCTCTCGCCGCCGAGGAGGCCAACCATGGCGAATAA
- a CDS encoding SdpI family protein, which yields MIVGIILVILAVAVGGVGLAAWGGKLPGNSWVGIRVPEVRRDPAMWELAHKVAAPSWTVGALALLLGGVVAFGASGWAWLWVAVAVIASVALIGVGAAMGAHTVALLDAQQQAEESNTSCSCGGGGASQQPSTPVAVDIGAARRAAQAADS from the coding sequence ATGATTGTCGGCATCATTCTGGTTATTCTCGCTGTTGCAGTGGGTGGCGTGGGCCTGGCCGCTTGGGGAGGAAAACTTCCCGGTAACAGCTGGGTAGGCATTCGTGTCCCCGAGGTTCGACGCGATCCCGCCATGTGGGAACTCGCCCACAAGGTGGCCGCGCCGAGCTGGACAGTCGGTGCGTTGGCCCTGCTGCTCGGGGGAGTTGTCGCTTTTGGGGCTTCCGGATGGGCGTGGCTGTGGGTTGCCGTGGCTGTTATTGCATCGGTGGCTCTGATTGGCGTGGGTGCTGCCATGGGCGCGCACACTGTCGCGCTGCTTGATGCTCAACAACAGGCCGAAGAGAGCAATACGTCCTGCTCCTGCGGTGGTGGCGGGGCTTCACAACAACCCAGCACGCCCGTGGCCGTCGATATCGGTGCCGCTCGACGTGCCGCACAGGCTGCGGATTCCTAA
- a CDS encoding bile acid:sodium symporter family protein: MNIRKIASWRPDPLIVMILSAVTIAILFPARGSFASAWDTVTTGAIAFLFFLYGARLSPAEAFEGLKHWRLHTLILAFTYVVFPIIGIALFPLQHLVGHNLYAGFLFLCLVPSTVQSSVAFTSVARGNVAGAIVSASTSNLLGVVITPVLVMFFMSGSGFHVSGSVFIDVALQLLVPFMLGQIARLWRPIAKMSASPVTKNVDRLSIAFVVYGAFSEGIVLGVWTSIAWWQLVIVVLLSLILVELMLWLTWTAASRFGFDYGDRVAIQFCGTKKSLATGLPMAAVIFPQSAAVIILPLMVFHQIQLMVCSVRASRYARQLDEHAS; encoded by the coding sequence GTGAATATTCGCAAAATTGCCTCCTGGCGGCCCGATCCGTTGATCGTCATGATCCTCTCAGCAGTGACGATCGCCATTCTTTTCCCTGCTCGCGGGTCTTTCGCCAGCGCGTGGGATACCGTCACCACCGGGGCAATTGCATTTCTGTTTTTCCTCTACGGCGCGCGCCTCTCACCCGCCGAGGCTTTCGAGGGCCTCAAGCACTGGCGTCTTCACACCCTCATTCTGGCTTTTACCTACGTCGTCTTCCCGATCATCGGTATCGCTCTCTTCCCACTTCAGCACCTGGTGGGCCACAACCTTTATGCCGGTTTTTTGTTCCTCTGTCTCGTGCCGTCGACGGTCCAGTCCTCGGTGGCGTTCACGTCCGTTGCCAGGGGAAACGTGGCGGGCGCCATCGTCAGCGCGTCGACGTCGAATCTGTTAGGTGTCGTAATCACACCTGTTCTCGTGATGTTCTTCATGTCGGGGTCGGGTTTCCACGTGTCCGGCAGCGTGTTTATCGACGTTGCGCTGCAGCTACTTGTGCCATTCATGCTTGGCCAGATTGCACGTTTGTGGCGTCCGATCGCGAAAATGTCGGCAAGCCCGGTGACGAAGAATGTGGACCGGCTGTCCATCGCTTTCGTGGTATACGGGGCGTTCTCGGAGGGAATCGTGTTGGGCGTATGGACGTCGATTGCGTGGTGGCAGCTGGTGATCGTCGTCCTGCTGTCCCTTATTTTGGTCGAGCTGATGCTGTGGTTGACCTGGACCGCCGCGAGCCGTTTCGGCTTCGATTACGGCGACCGCGTGGCCATTCAGTTCTGCGGGACTAAAAAGTCCTTAGCGACGGGCCTCCCCATGGCCGCCGTCATTTTCCCCCAGAGCGCTGCGGTGATCATTTTGCCGCTGATGGTGTTCCACCAGATTCAGCTGATGGTGTGCTCTGTGCGCGCGAGCCGATACGCGCGCCAGCTGGACGAACACGCCAGTTAA
- a CDS encoding NUDIX hydrolase, producing MATPPFIINLRSKIGHDPLWLPGVTVVILRDGSAPGAREVLLVRRVDNGQWTPVTGIVDPGEHPHVAAIREAQEETRALITIESLLNVQAVGPVTYPDGDVTSYVDTAFRASLRDDSPEVGIGDDESQAVAWCDVNELPDMKPRFRAIIARACEDADHGGPASWGPLPGTE from the coding sequence ATGGCTACTCCGCCCTTCATCATTAATCTTCGCTCCAAAATTGGCCACGACCCGCTGTGGCTGCCTGGGGTTACCGTCGTCATTCTTCGCGACGGTTCCGCTCCCGGCGCGCGTGAAGTTCTGTTGGTCCGTCGCGTCGATAATGGGCAATGGACACCCGTGACGGGCATCGTTGACCCAGGTGAGCATCCCCATGTCGCGGCTATTCGGGAAGCTCAGGAAGAAACGCGGGCACTCATCACGATCGAATCTCTGTTGAATGTTCAAGCGGTGGGCCCAGTGACGTACCCCGATGGCGATGTGACGTCATATGTGGACACCGCGTTTCGCGCTTCGCTTCGGGACGACTCGCCGGAGGTCGGTATTGGCGACGACGAATCCCAAGCCGTTGCCTGGTGCGATGTGAACGAATTGCCCGATATGAAACCGCGGTTCCGGGCCATTATTGCTCGGGCGTGCGAGGACGCGGATCACGGTGGGCCTGCGTCGTGGGGGCCACTGCCCGGGACAGAGTAA